Within Paenibacillus albicereus, the genomic segment ACTCCGAGCGGTCGTAGTCGCGGAAGCGCTCGTTCTTCTCGGCGGCGATGTCCGAGCTCTTGTCGAGCGAGTAGAAGTTCATCATCATGAAGAACGTGCGGACGAAGTCGCGGGCTTCCGGGCTTTCGTAGGCGATCTTCATCTTGGCCAGATAGCCGTGCAGGTTCATCGCGCCGAGGCCGACGGAGTGCATCTCCTCGTTGGCCTTGACGACGCCCGGCGCGTTGGAGACGCGCGTCATGTCGCTGACGGACGTCAAGCCGGCGATGCCTTCCCGCACCGTCTCGCGAATCTTGCCGTGCGCCATGACGTTCGCGATGTTGAGCGAAGCCAGGTTGCAGCTGATGTCGCGGCGGATCGTATCCGGCTCGCCGAAGTCGCCGATCTCCGACGTCTCCTGCAGCTGGTAGATTTCCGTGCACAGATTGGACATCTTGATGCTGCCGATATCCTTGAGCGCATGGAAGCGGTTGGCGTTGCTCTTGTTCATGATGTACGGATAGCCGGATTCCAGCTGGATCGTCGCGATCTTGACCAGCATGTCGCGCGCGCCCATGATGAGCTTCTTGCGGACGGCCGGATTGGCCATCAGCTCGTCATACATCTCGTCCATGTCCATGTCGTCGAGGTGCTTGCCGTACGCCTTGAAGACGGAGAACGGAGCGAACACATGCAGCGGCTGGTTGTCCTCGGCGAGCTTGTAGAAGCGGTTCGGGACGATCAGGCCGATCGACAGCGTCTTCAGGCGCGTCTTCTCGTCGGCGTTGATCTTCTTGCTGTCGAGGAACTCCATGATGTCCCAGCCGAAAATATTGTAGTAGGCCGCTCCGGAGCCCTTGCGCTGGCCCATCTGATCGGCGTAGGAAAAGGCGTCCTCCATCAGCTTGAGCACCGGCATGATGCCCTTGGCCGCGCCTTCGACGCCCTTGATCGGCTCGCCGCGCCCGCGCAGCTTGCTCAGGTTGACCGCTACGCCGCCGCCGATCTTGGACAGCTGCATGCAGGTCGAGAGGTTGTAGTTGATGGAGTTGAGCGAGTCGTCCATCTCCAGCAGGAAGCAGCTGACCATCTCGCCGCGGCGGCTCTTGCCGGCGTTGAGGAACGTCGGCGTCGCCGGCTGCAGGCGCTGCTCCATCATCGAGACGGCCAGCGACTTGGCGAGCTCCGCGTCGCCGCGGCCGAGATGCAGGGCCGTGATCGCCACCCGGTCCGGGTAGTGCTCCAGGAACTGGCTGCGGTCGTTGCTGCGCATCGCATAGTCCGTATAGAACTTGGACGCCGCCATATAGGAAGGAAACTCGAATTCGAGGCTATGGGCCAGCTCGAATACGGAAACCGCTTCTTCTTCGGAATAGTGCTTGTATACGTTCTCGTAGTAGTCGTTCTCGATCAGATAATCGATCTTTTCTTTATGGCTTCCGAATGCCGGGCTTTTGGCCCGGGCCTCCTCCATGAACGCCGCCACGGCTTCACGGTCCTTTTCCAGCTTGAAGAATCCGTCCGCTCCGCGCTTCATGATCTCGTTGTTCAGCTCAATATGCCGCAAGGGGCTGCACCTCCCGCATGAATTGTTCGACATCCCGAGCCGTTCCCGACAGCTCGAACTTGCAGATGACCGGCACTTCGTACCGCTCCGATACTTTGTCCGCGCTGCCGGCGAAGCAGGTTCCCCAGTTGCGGTTGCCGCTGGCCGATACGCCGCGCAGATAAGTTCGGTTCTTTTCGAGGAAGGCGTCGACCGCCGGGGGCACCTCGCCGAATCCCGTCGTATAGGTGACCAAGACGAACGGCTCTTCCATCGTCGTCGAGTCGCTGATCTGCACGGCCGGATAGCCGAGCTTGCTGACAAACTTGCGCACGTTGCCCGTGCGGGACGTGTAGGCGATAAGCATGGCGGTCCACTCCTTCTCTTGTTGATCGATGCCGCTTCCGAGCAGCCGGCGAAGCCCCGCTACTAGATCTAGTGGCTCCTCCGCCGGGAGGGTACGGGGCTCGGTCGGCCAAACGACGGCCAATGGGATTCGTAAAAACAGCCGAAACAACCCGAGCGGAGCGTTCCATCCCTTGGTGCTCTCCGTCCGGGCCTTGCCTGAGTTGTCGATCCTGGCTGCGCCCGCATTGCCGCTCCCGCCGCGTCGGCGCGCGCGGAATGCGGCTGGCCGGACGGCGTCCGGCGCATCCTGGCTGACAATGGTCAGAGGAGCCTGCGGGCGTCCAGCCAAAGGCTATTTTTGGGACTTGACAGCTTGTCCGCTTCGTGCTTAATTATCCATATGTAGAGGCTAGGAGTTAAATTTACCTCAATATATTGTGGTTGTCAAGCCGACGGACTGGTATTACCCTCCAGATCCAGGACCGAAACCTAGCGGTTGCCCACAGCTGTGAATAAGCAAAAAAGAGCCCGTCCGACGGGCTCTTTTTCGTTTATCCCAAGCTTATCCACAACGCTAGAGAGGGAACGTTGTGGATGGCTTCTCGTCGCTCATCCGCAACATTTTTCTTTTTCGGAACGCTTTTCGCGCCCGTACCCCGGCGAACGCGATCGTCAGCACAAGCAGGAACGCGAGATAGGCGAAGATGAGCAGGCGGAGGTCATGGCCGGGGAAAATCAGCGAGCTGCTAATGAGGCCGAACATCCATATATGGGATAGGTTGCCGATGACCGACGACCACAGATAAGGCATGAACTTGACCGGCGCGACGGCCGACATGAACGAGATCAGGTTGTTCGGCATGACCGGAATCGTACGCAGCAGGATGACCATCCAGCCCCCGTATTCGTCGAGCGACGCCTGATAGCGCTCGTAGCGCGCGAGGCGCGCCTGGAAGCGTCGCTGCACCTTGCCGTAGAAGAAGTAGCGGAACAGGAGGTAGACGACGAGCGCGGCTACCGTGCCGGCGAGCCAGCTGGCGAGCAGGCCCCCCGCGATGCCGAGGATCGAGATATGGATGAGGATGATCGTGGCGAACGGAAATAGGCCGAACAGCCCCTGCAGCACGGCGAGCGGAATCGTAAGCAGCAGGATGGCCGGCCCGTCAAGTCCGCTCGCGGCGACGAGCGCGTCGATCCAGCCGTTCATGCGATCCAGCATCTCCGCTCCCTCCCTCTTCGCTCCATTTTTTTAAGTTGCTTAATAAGTGTAGTCTATTCCGACCCATTCGCACAAATACATGGATTTCCAGGCGGAGCAGCCGCTTGCGCGCTCCTGCTCCTCTCCATTCGACGGGGATGCGGGCATCCCTGTCGGAGCGGGAAGGGAGTCCGGCATTTTATTCAAGCCATAAAGGGACATAAGAAAAAAACAGCCGTCCTGGAAAGGACGGCTGGAGGAGGTTCGGTTCATTGCTGCCGAAGGTAGGTTTCCGCCTGCTCGAGCTTGGCGTAGTTGGTCACCTGCTGCCGGTCTGCTTCGCCGAGCAGATCGTACGCGGTGCGGGCGCGGGACACAGCGCGTTCCAGCACCTGCCTTTCTGCATTCAAGCGGATCTGCTCGATCGCATTGCTGACCGCCCTCGGCAAAATGACGGCTTGCGGCATGTAGGAAAAGCGAGTGAAACCGATTGGGCGATAATTCGCATCGTAGAGATAAAGAGTGCGTTGCTGCGCATCTGGAGCAGGATGGTCTCCAGCCGCTCCGCCGATCAAGGAATTTCCGCTTGCCAGAGCGAACTGGCTAACGTCCGCCGCCTGCTGGTAAGAAGGAGCGGAGTCATTCCCATTTGCCAGCGCGACATAGCGGATGGACGAATCAAGCGCCGCGGAGTTGACCCTGAGCTGCGTGTAGCTGAAGAAGCCTTGCGAATTCGCAAAATAATTCAGGATCTGGAGATTGAACTCATCCGATGTTGCGGAAACCGGCTGATCGACGGTCATTTCCGGCAACGCATTGAAATTGTATTTTTTCTCCGTTCGTTCCGACAGGACCCCATTTTCTTCTGTTGCGATCCATATGCTTCCGGCTTTTGAAGAGTCGATCGGAAAGCGGAACCATGTCGTTGCCGGGAAGGCGCCCGGTTCTGTAGACGGAGCAGCTCCATGGACGACATCGTAGGCATTGATGTCTTCTTTCGTGCCATATACATGAAGCGCAACGCCTTCCCTGAGACCCGAAGCGAGGCCGCTGAACGTCGTCAGCTGAATCGACAACTCGCTTCGAACCGAAAGCCAGTAAAACTGCTCGTTCTGGTTGAGCTTGGACTTTACGGTCACCATGATGGTCTGCCCCTGCTGCGGCGGATAGTTGAAGCGGAAGCTTTTTCCTTCTACCCGGACCGGTGCCGCATGCAGCCCTTGCACCGAGACATAGACCTCCGAAATCGATTCGTCGTATCCCAGGCTCAGGACAGCTTCTTTCTTCTCGAAGCCAAGCTTTCCTGTCGCCGAGTAGAAGGTGTTCCAATTGCTGAACGGTTCGCTGAATTCCAAGTCCGACAAGGAAAGCGAGCTCAGCTTGGTCGAGTTCTGCGATTGCTGGCTCAGGCGGTCCAACTCCGCCAGCGCTGCCTGCAGCACGCTGTAGTTGACGACTTTCTTCTGCTCCTCCGCGCTCAAGCGGTTGTAAAGCTCAAGTGCTTCATAAACAGGCTGAATATCTTTCAGCTGCACCGGTACGGGAAGGCGGGAGATCGCATGAATGACTTGAGCCGAGGTCAGATTGACCTTGACGTCCACAGGGAGGAAGTCATAGCCAATCGGCTTCCGGTCCTTGTCGTAGTAGAACACCTTGAACGCGCCTGTAAAATCGGCGCCTTTCGAACCGATGAAATCGCTAAGAACAGGATGCGCCGTTTCCAGCTTGCTCAAGACCGGTGTTCCTAACATCGCTTGTCTGGCTTCCTCTATGGAAACGAACGGAGCATCAAAGTATGGTTGGTAGCTGTCCCACCAGAAAGTTTTCAAGTATACCGCTCCGGAAGGAAGTTCCGAAGAAGGATCGCGCAGCAGTTGGACATTAAAGGTTATGAACGGTCCATAGATGGCTTCCATCTCCGCCGCGGTAAGGCTGCGCGCCTTGAGGCCTCCCGACGTTTTGGCCAGAGGCGAAAAGTCATACTCCACCTTTTGGCGCGGCTGCTCCGGCTCGGCAGGATATTGGATGCTGATCCAGAACTGCCCTTTCTGTCCTTTCAGGACATCCGAGTCCATGCCGACGAAAGGCGTCATGCCGATTTCCCGCCCGTCTTCTGTCTGAGTCACTTCCGAATAGGGCTGTGCATCCGATTCCGAACGATACGTCCTCACGGTAGCGCCTCTGGAAATTTTCTGGACGATTATTTCGCCGTTGATGGTTGTCCTCGTCTTTTCAGCCAGCGTAGGCTCGTAAAGCACGCGGATGGAATATCCGCTCAGAAGCTCCCCATCCGCTTTTTCAAGCGAAACGGAAAGGTTGGTCTTCTCGCGAGCGTTCTGGAGATAGCTGGTCTTGCCCCCGGCGAAAGCTTTCCAATCCGCAATCGTCTCCATGAACTCGTCCCGCACAAGCAGCCTGATCCTCGCGCCGGAAACGTTCGTTGCAGCGGTAAGTTCAATCTCTCCCGTAGCATAATCGACCGGAAGGACAAGGTCGTACTCCATCACTTTTGGATCGAAGCCAGACTTGCCCGACACAAACTGGACGAGGGGATAGTTCCCGATGGATAAGCTTGTCAGGAATTCGCTCGAAGCTGGCGTAGCCGTCGGCGTCGCCTGAGGAGTCGGGACAGGAGTCGCGGTCGGCGACACGGTCGGCGTCGCCGTAGGGCTCGGACTCGGATTGCCCGGCACACCGGGGAATCCAGGGAAGAAGCCGCCGCCCCCGCCGGCTCCAGGCGTAGGGCTCGGCGAGGCGCTAGGCGTCGGCAGCGTCTTGGAGCCCGGCTCCTTTTCAAAGACGCTGTCCTTGGCCGCTTCCGAAAGCTTCGCCTGGGACACCGTGCCCTGGCCGGACACGAATGTCTTGCCCTCCAGCTGCAGCACGTCGATCCGGCTGCCCGCGCCGAGAGCGACGACAGAGCCTGTAGACTGCTGCGACACGGTCACCGTGCCGAGACGGCTCGTCCCTTCGAGGGACAAGCGGACCGGGGACGTTTTTTCGACCGCTACGTGGCCGAGATTGCTGTTGAGGATATGAATGGAACGAACGCCGCCGCCGCGGACGATCGTCTTGCCATCCACCTGGATGCCGGACAGCGTGACGTCTCCTTCGCCGACCGCCTCCGTGACGATCAGGTCGCCGCGCACCCGCAGGTTGCGCAGCGAGACGCCGCCCGCTTCGACGCGGACGTCTCCCTTGACCTCGCTCTGGCCGCTGGCCGGGCCATAGACGCCTGCCTTGGCGTAGGACGCGGCTCCGCTCCGCGCTTCAGCCGCCTTGCCGATGGCCGTAACGGCCTCGGCCCGCGTCAGCCGGCCTGCCGGCTTGAAGCTGCCGTCCGGATAGCCGCCGAGCACGCCTTGCGCGGCGAGCGCCGCGACGAACGGCCGGCTCCACGCGCCGAGCTTCGCCCTGTCGCGGAACGCAGGCTCCGCAGCGGAAGCCTCGATGCCCGAGGCCTTGCCGAGCATGACCGCCGCCTCCTGGCGCGTCACTTGGCCCGCCGGGCGGAACGTGCCGTCCTCATAGCCCGAAGCATAGCCCGCATATACCGCCGTCGAGACCGTGGCATAGTCCCATGCTTGCGGCTTGACGTCCTTGAACGACAGCTGCGCCGTTCCTTGCAGCGCGAAGGCCCGGTTGACGAGCGCCGCGAATTCGCTGCGGCTGATCGGCTGATCCGGACGCAGCTCGCCTTTGCCGTAACCGGACAGCCATCCCGCCGCCGCCCATACAGAGAGCTGCTGCTCCGCCCAATGGCCCTTGATGTCCAGGTAGCCGGAGCTGCCTGCTCCCGATGCCGCCTGCCCGGCTCCTGCCGCTCCGGCCGCGCCGAAGGCCGGCCCTACCGCCAGCAGCAGAGACAGTCCCGCCGCCATGGCGCTTGTTGCGTATGTTGCTTTCCACCCCATAACTATTCCTCCGACAGATCATTTGGATACATACATGCTCGTTATACCATCGAAGATAGAATCTGGCAACGAAAGAATTAGATGGATATATAGCTTGGTCGTCCATCTGTTTTTGAACAGTTGGAATCGCTTACCCATGTACTCCAAGCGGCGCAGCCTTTCTAACAAAAAAGCGTCCGAACCGGCTGAATCATCAGCCGGTTCGGACGCTTTGAATTGGATCAAGCTTGCATCGCGCCATCCCTCGCCAGAGGCGGGGCGTCCGTCGTCCGACGAGCCTTGACCGCGAAGTACAGACCGGTAAAGGCAAGCGCGACAGCGGCGTAAATGCCCAGGTAGCTCAGCTGCTCGTACACGACCGCCGAGTCTCCGCTCGAGATGGCGGCCTTGAGGCCGGCAATGCTGTGCGACATCGGCAGCCACGGATGGACCGCCTGCATCCAGTCGGGCAGCAGCTCCTTCGGGAACGTGCCCGCGCTGGACGTCAGCTGCAGGATCATGATGAGGACGGCCACGTAGCGGCCGACCTGATCGCCCCAGGTGACGAGCGCCTGGATGATGAGGGTGAAGGTCAGGCTCGCGGCGAACACGAACGCGATGAAAAGAGGCACGTCCCCGACGTCGAGCTTCAGCCCGTACAGCAGGATCAGCACCGCCGCCAGCGACTGGCTGACGCTCATCAGCACGTACGTCGCCGTGCGGCTGAGGAAGCGGCCGAGCCGCGTCGCGTCCGGCTGGAACGAATCGCGCGAGGAGATGACGGTCGTGAAGAACAGGCCGCCGACGAACAGCGCGATCGAGATGAAGTACGGCGCGATGCCGAGGCCGTAAGTCTCCACCTTGCGGCTGTCGTCCTCCTTGATGCGGACCGGATCGGCGAACATTGACACCGTATCGTCGCCATCCTTGACGCTCGCGGTCTTGTCGGCCGCCTCGCCGAGCTTGCTCTGCAGCTCGCCCGAGCCGTCGACGAGCTTGAGCGTGCCGTCCTGCAGCTTGACGGCTCCGTCCTCCAGCTGAACCGCGCCGCCGGCGACCGTGCCGACGCCATCGGCCAGCTGGCCGATGCCGCTCTTCAGCTGAGACGCGCCGCTGCTCAGCGTCTTGGCGCCGCCGGCGACCTTGGCGCTGCCGCTCGCGGCCTCGCCCAGCTTGGCGCCGAACTGCCGCAGCCCGCCGCTCAGCTGCGTCGTGCCTGCATGCAGCTGCCGAGCGCCGGCCTGCAACTGCTGCTGGCCCGCGCTCAGCTCGCCGCTGCCCTGCAGAAGCTGCTGCTGCGCCTCCTGCAAGGAGGCCGCGCCGGCCTGCAGCTGCTGCTGGCTGTCCGCCAGCTGGCGGCCGCCCGCGGTGAGCTGCTGCTGCGCCGCGCTCAGCTGGCTGCTGCCCTCGGCCAGCTGCTGGCTCGCCGCGAGCAGCTGCTTGCCCTGCTCGGACTCCGCCAGCTGCGGATTCGCCTGCAGCAATGCCTCGAGGCCGGCGCTCAGCTGCGCGGCGCCGTCCGATACCTTGCCGCCCGCTTCCTCGGCGGCCGCCAGAGAGTCGGCCAGCTTGGCGCTGCCGGCCGCGGATTGCCCGAGGCCGTCCGCCAGCTTGGCGCTGCCTTGCTCCGACTGCTCCAGTCCCTGCTGCAGCTTGGCCGCGCCATCGGCCGACGCCGCTAGCCCTTGCTCCAGCCGAGCGGCTCCCTCGTCGGCAGCGGCGGCTCCATCCGTCAGCTGCCCGCTTGCCTGCTGCAGCTGAGCGAGGCCCGAAGCGAGCGACCCGCTGCCCTGAACCAGCGACGCCGTGCCGTCCTGGAGCTTGAGCGCTCCGCTGGCGAGCGGCGACACGCCATCCTGGAGCTTGCCGGTGCCGTCCGCGAGCTTGGCGAGATTTTCCTGAAGCGTGCGTGCGCCCTCGTCGAGCTTACCGGCTCCGTCCTTGAGCTCGCCGGCTCCGTCCGCGGCCTCCGTGAAGCCCTCCGACACTTCCTTCACCTGCGACAGCATGCTGCGCGCATACGCCTCCGTGATGCTCGCGTTGAGCTCCGCGCGCACGTCCTTCATCGCCGTCGAGCCGATCTGGCCCGCGATGAAGTTGTAGTCGCCGTTCGGCTCGAAGACGATCTCGGCCTGCTGCGGCTTGTCGTCCATGAGCGTGGCGGCCTTGGCGGAAAAGTCCTTCGGAATCTTGACGGCCATATAGTAGTCGTTGGCCTCGATTCCCTTCGCCGCCTGCTCCGGCGTGACGAAGGTCCAGTCGAACTTCGCGTTCGCCTTCAGCTCGTCGACGAACTCCTGGCCGACGTCCATCCGCTCGCCCTCGTACACGGTGCCCTGATCCTCGTTCACGACCGCGACCGGAATTTTCTCCAGCTGGCCGTACGGGTCCCACGACGCCTCGATTAAAAAGCCGCTATATAAAATAGGAACAAACGCGACGGCGATGAAGGAGATGGCGAGCATCGGCTTCTTGAACATCGCTTTCATGTCCTGGCCGATCGTTTTCAAAGCCTTCATGATTCTTCCTTTCCCCTTTCTGACTAAAAATCTAATTTGGTCACTTGGTCAGAATCCTACTTTATCATGCCTCTTTTCAAGATGCAACCCGCTCTTTCCGGCCGCTTGTCCGCTTTTTCCCGCTGAAGCGATTCCATTTCTGAAACCTGGATGCGCGGTTTACCGTATAAAATCCTTATGCTACGATCAGAATGACCAGAAGAACCATTATCGTTCTGCAGTCATAAACGGGAGGTCTGCTTGCCATGTCGATCGATCGGAGAGCCGAAATCGTCCAGGCCGCCGCGAGGTCGTTCGCCTTGTTCGGCTACAAGGCGACGACGATGGATCAGGTCGCCAAAATCGCGCGTGTCGGGAAAGGGACGATCTACACCTTTTTTGACAACAAGGAGCAGCTGTTCGAGGAAATCATGAACGCGTTCGTGGAGGAGATCGTGCAGCTGGCGGAAAAGGCGGTCGATCCGGCCAAGCCGTTCGCCGAGAACCTGCACCGCGCCCTGCTCGACGTGCTCAATTACCGCCGGGAGCATGAGCTGTTCACGAGGCTGTCGCTGGAAATGAAGGAGATCGGGACCGCCGCAGCCGGCTTCGGCATCCGCATGATGGAGGAGGCGCTGCTGGAGTTCGTCGCGCGGCATGTCGAGGACGCGGTCGCCAAGGGCGAGCTCAAGCCCTGCGATCCTCAGCTGACCGCCTACGTGCTGGTCAAGCTGTTCATCACGCTCGTCGTGGACTGGCCGGCCGTCTCGGGACGGCCGTTCCAGGAGGAGGACGTCATGCGGCTGTTCGAGCTGTACTTCCTGAACGGCATCTCGGACAAGAGCGGCACCGTTACGGCCTGATCCTCGGCCGCAGCGCTTCCAGTCAACGCCCGCCCTTTCTATTCGGCGCAAAAAAAGCTGCCTCCGCCAATCTCTTGGCGGGGGCAGCTTTTTTGAGCAGATGGCACGGCTTAGCGGAACAGGCTCCGGTATTCGCCGTAGCCCTCGTCCTCCAGCTGCGATGCCGGCACGAACCGGAGCGCGGCGGAGTTGATGCAGTAGCGCAGGCCGCCCTGGTCCTTGGGCCCATCGTCGAACACATGGCCCAAGTGGGAATCGGCGCTTGCGCTCCGCACCTCGGTGCGGACCATGAAATGGCTCGTGTCCGTCTTCTCCTTGACGCTCGGCTTGGCCAGCGGCTTCGTGAAGCTCGGCCAGCCGCAGCCGGAATCGTACTTGTCGAGCGAGCTGAACAGCGGCTCGCCGGAGACGATGTCGACGTAGATGCCTTCTTCCTTATGGTCCCAGAACTCGTTGCGGAACGGCGGCTCCGTGCCGTTGTTCTGCGTCACCTCGTATTGCAGCGGCGACAGCCGGGCGCGCAGCTCGTCCTCGTTCTTGTCCATTTTCCAGTGGCTCTCGATGAACTGGTCGCGGCCGGAGCCCTTGCGGTACATCTTGTAGCGGAACGGATGCGTCTTGTGGTAATCCTGGTGGTAGTCCTCCGCCTCGTAGAAAGGAGCCGCCGGCTCGATCGTCACGACGATCGGCTTGTCGAAGCGGCCGCTCTCCTGCAGCGCGCGCTTGGATTCCTCCGCCAGCTTGCGCTGCTCCTCCGTATGGTAGAAGATGACGGGACGGTACGAATCGCCGCGGTCGGCGAACTGTCCCAGCGCGTCGGTCGGATCGACCTGCTGCCAGTACGTGTCGAGCAGCTTGCTGTACGGGAACACATCCGCGTCATACGTGATCTGCACGGCTTCCGTATGGCCGGTATTGCCTTCGCATACCTGGTCGTACGTCGGATTCTCCACATGCCCGGCCGTGTAGCCGGAGACGACGCGGATGATGCCCGGCAGC encodes:
- a CDS encoding S-layer homology domain-containing protein, with protein sequence MLGKASGIEASAAEPAFRDRAKLGAWSRPFVAALAAQGVLGGYPDGSFKPAGRLTRAEAVTAIGKAAEARSGAASYAKAGVYGPASGQSEVKGDVRVEAGGVSLRNLRVRGDLIVTEAVGEGDVTLSGIQVDGKTIVRGGGVRSIHILNSNLGHVAVEKTSPVRLSLEGTSRLGTVTVSQQSTGSVVALGAGSRIDVLQLEGKTFVSGQGTVSQAKLSEAAKDSVFEKEPGSKTLPTPSASPSPTPGAGGGGGFFPGFPGVPGNPSPSPTATPTVSPTATPVPTPQATPTATPASSEFLTSLSIGNYPLVQFVSGKSGFDPKVMEYDLVLPVDYATGEIELTAATNVSGARIRLLVRDEFMETIADWKAFAGGKTSYLQNAREKTNLSVSLEKADGELLSGYSIRVLYEPTLAEKTRTTINGEIIVQKISRGATVRTYRSESDAQPYSEVTQTEDGREIGMTPFVGMDSDVLKGQKGQFWISIQYPAEPEQPRQKVEYDFSPLAKTSGGLKARSLTAAEMEAIYGPFITFNVQLLRDPSSELPSGAVYLKTFWWDSYQPYFDAPFVSIEEARQAMLGTPVLSKLETAHPVLSDFIGSKGADFTGAFKVFYYDKDRKPIGYDFLPVDVKVNLTSAQVIHAISRLPVPVQLKDIQPVYEALELYNRLSAEEQKKVVNYSVLQAALAELDRLSQQSQNSTKLSSLSLSDLEFSEPFSNWNTFYSATGKLGFEKKEAVLSLGYDESISEVYVSVQGLHAAPVRVEGKSFRFNYPPQQGQTIMVTVKSKLNQNEQFYWLSVRSELSIQLTTFSGLASGLREGVALHVYGTKEDINAYDVVHGAAPSTEPGAFPATTWFRFPIDSSKAGSIWIATEENGVLSERTEKKYNFNALPEMTVDQPVSATSDEFNLQILNYFANSQGFFSYTQLRVNSAALDSSIRYVALANGNDSAPSYQQAADVSQFALASGNSLIGGAAGDHPAPDAQQRTLYLYDANYRPIGFTRFSYMPQAVILPRAVSNAIEQIRLNAERQVLERAVSRARTAYDLLGEADRQQVTNYAKLEQAETYLRQQ
- the nrdE gene encoding class 1b ribonucleoside-diphosphate reductase subunit alpha, with product MRHIELNNEIMKRGADGFFKLEKDREAVAAFMEEARAKSPAFGSHKEKIDYLIENDYYENVYKHYSEEEAVSVFELAHSLEFEFPSYMAASKFYTDYAMRSNDRSQFLEHYPDRVAITALHLGRGDAELAKSLAVSMMEQRLQPATPTFLNAGKSRRGEMVSCFLLEMDDSLNSINYNLSTCMQLSKIGGGVAVNLSKLRGRGEPIKGVEGAAKGIMPVLKLMEDAFSYADQMGQRKGSGAAYYNIFGWDIMEFLDSKKINADEKTRLKTLSIGLIVPNRFYKLAEDNQPLHVFAPFSVFKAYGKHLDDMDMDEMYDELMANPAVRKKLIMGARDMLVKIATIQLESGYPYIMNKSNANRFHALKDIGSIKMSNLCTEIYQLQETSEIGDFGEPDTIRRDISCNLASLNIANVMAHGKIRETVREGIAGLTSVSDMTRVSNAPGVVKANEEMHSVGLGAMNLHGYLAKMKIAYESPEARDFVRTFFMMMNFYSLDKSSDIAAEKNERFRDYDRSEYAKGTYFDRYLATDYRPVTDRVKELFAGIDIPSPQDWAELKAKVARQGLYHAYRLAIAPTQSISYVQNATSSVMPIVEPIETRTYANSTTYYPMPFLSQDNFFYYKSAYAMDQFKVIDLIAEIQEHVDQGISAVLHVNSSVTTRELARYYLYAAKKGLKSLYYTRTNRLGVEECVSCAV
- the msrB gene encoding peptide-methionine (R)-S-oxide reductase MsrB, which codes for MANNNEQLATFAGGCFWCMISPFEELPGIIRVVSGYTAGHVENPTYDQVCEGNTGHTEAVQITYDADVFPYSKLLDTYWQQVDPTDALGQFADRGDSYRPVIFYHTEEQRKLAEESKRALQESGRFDKPIVVTIEPAAPFYEAEDYHQDYHKTHPFRYKMYRKGSGRDQFIESHWKMDKNEDELRARLSPLQYEVTQNNGTEPPFRNEFWDHKEEGIYVDIVSGEPLFSSLDKYDSGCGWPSFTKPLAKPSVKEKTDTSHFMVRTEVRSASADSHLGHVFDDGPKDQGGLRYCINSAALRFVPASQLEDEGYGEYRSLFR
- a CDS encoding TetR/AcrR family transcriptional regulator; its protein translation is MSIDRRAEIVQAAARSFALFGYKATTMDQVAKIARVGKGTIYTFFDNKEQLFEEIMNAFVEEIVQLAEKAVDPAKPFAENLHRALLDVLNYRREHELFTRLSLEMKEIGTAAAGFGIRMMEEALLEFVARHVEDAVAKGELKPCDPQLTAYVLVKLFITLVVDWPAVSGRPFQEEDVMRLFELYFLNGISDKSGTVTA
- a CDS encoding YhgE/Pip family protein, which codes for METYGLGIAPYFISIALFVGGLFFTTVISSRDSFQPDATRLGRFLSRTATYVLMSVSQSLAAVLILLYGLKLDVGDVPLFIAFVFAASLTFTLIIQALVTWGDQVGRYVAVLIMILQLTSSAGTFPKELLPDWMQAVHPWLPMSHSIAGLKAAISSGDSAVVYEQLSYLGIYAAVALAFTGLYFAVKARRTTDAPPLARDGAMQA
- the nrdI gene encoding class Ib ribonucleoside-diphosphate reductase assembly flavoprotein NrdI codes for the protein MLIAYTSRTGNVRKFVSKLGYPAVQISDSTTMEEPFVLVTYTTGFGEVPPAVDAFLEKNRTYLRGVSASGNRNWGTCFAGSADKVSERYEVPVICKFELSGTARDVEQFMREVQPLAAY
- a CDS encoding TVP38/TMEM64 family protein codes for the protein MLDRMNGWIDALVAASGLDGPAILLLTIPLAVLQGLFGLFPFATIILIHISILGIAGGLLASWLAGTVAALVVYLLFRYFFYGKVQRRFQARLARYERYQASLDEYGGWMVILLRTIPVMPNNLISFMSAVAPVKFMPYLWSSVIGNLSHIWMFGLISSSLIFPGHDLRLLIFAYLAFLLVLTIAFAGVRARKAFRKRKMLRMSDEKPSTTFPL